In the Moraxella osloensis genome, one interval contains:
- a CDS encoding lipoprotein-releasing ABC transporter permease subunit, with amino-acid sequence MFRPLALFLGLRYTRAERSNRFISFISLISMVGLTLGVAVLITVLSVMNGFDRELKSRILGMVPQATVTASEIIPNWQTLAQTIQKNPKVEAVAPFIQLQGMLTANGQVAGIMVTGIEPSYEKKVSIIHQHMESGSVDSLKAGQFDIVIGKQMADSLGVKQGDMVTLVLPEASPSPAGVIPRFKRFTVTGVYDISPEVNNIMAFIPMNDAATLLRLPAGAQGIRMKLKDLFAAPQVAQQAASIAPNMLMPSDWTSTHGNLFGAIQMEKAMVGLLLFLIILVAAFNIVSSLVMLVTDKKADIAILKTFGASPKLITQVFMVQGLFIGVIGTVAGTILGVILALTVSDVVGGINNLFGLHLFDAYFVNYLPSQLEWKDVAIIVAASLVISFVATIYPARRAASIQPAQTLRYE; translated from the coding sequence ATGTTTCGACCGTTGGCTTTGTTTTTAGGATTACGGTATACCCGTGCTGAGCGAAGTAACCGATTTATTTCTTTTATTTCTTTGATTTCAATGGTGGGTTTGACGCTTGGCGTCGCTGTGCTCATTACCGTGTTATCGGTGATGAATGGCTTTGACCGCGAACTCAAGAGTCGTATTTTGGGCATGGTGCCGCAAGCCACCGTCACTGCCAGTGAAATTATCCCAAATTGGCAGACGCTGGCGCAAACGATTCAAAAAAACCCCAAAGTTGAAGCCGTCGCGCCTTTTATCCAATTACAGGGTATGCTCACCGCAAATGGACAAGTCGCAGGTATCATGGTGACAGGTATTGAGCCAAGCTATGAGAAAAAAGTCTCGATTATTCATCAGCATATGGAAAGTGGTAGTGTCGATAGTCTAAAAGCAGGTCAATTTGACATTGTGATTGGCAAGCAAATGGCGGATTCATTGGGGGTGAAACAAGGCGATATGGTCACCTTGGTGTTGCCAGAAGCCTCGCCATCGCCTGCTGGCGTGATTCCGCGCTTTAAGCGTTTTACCGTCACTGGGGTATATGATATCAGCCCTGAAGTCAACAATATTATGGCATTTATCCCGATGAATGATGCGGCTACGCTATTGCGTCTGCCTGCGGGAGCGCAAGGTATTCGCATGAAGCTAAAGGATTTGTTTGCCGCACCACAAGTGGCTCAGCAAGCCGCGAGCATTGCACCCAATATGCTTATGCCTAGTGACTGGACATCGACGCATGGGAATTTATTTGGTGCCATCCAAATGGAAAAAGCCATGGTGGGGTTGCTGCTGTTTTTGATTATTTTGGTTGCTGCATTTAACATTGTCTCGTCCTTGGTGATGCTGGTGACTGATAAAAAGGCGGACATCGCGATTTTAAAAACCTTTGGTGCGTCGCCTAAGCTCATCACCCAAGTATTTATGGTGCAAGGATTGTTTATCGGGGTGATTGGTACCGTTGCGGGAACTATTTTGGGCGTGATTTTAGCGTTGACGGTGAGCGATGTGGTAGGCGGTATCAATAATTTATTTGGGTTACATTTATTTGATGCGTATTTTGTCAACTATTTACCTTCACAACTTGAATGGAAAGACGTAGCCATCATCGTGGCAGCCTCACTGGTAATAAGTTTTGTGGCAACCATTTATCCAGCACGCCGAGCAGCTAGCATTCAACCGGCTCAAACATTGCGTTATGAATAG
- a CDS encoding SCP2 sterol-binding domain-containing protein, with product MAKILTQEWFDKVDELTNKAGDLNLPPAIKNMSINLQVTDSDNQEVNAAFYDGTIHQGSKDGALTTLKLDADTLKAIFLDRDMNRAMEAFMSGKIRVEGDMGQLMSIQTASPSAEQKQLFKDILANTQV from the coding sequence ATGGCTAAAATTTTAACACAAGAATGGTTTGATAAAGTTGACGAATTAACCAATAAAGCAGGTGACCTAAATCTACCACCCGCGATTAAAAATATGTCAATTAATTTACAAGTCACAGATAGCGACAATCAAGAAGTCAATGCAGCTTTCTATGATGGGACGATTCATCAAGGTTCAAAAGATGGCGCTTTAACCACCTTAAAACTGGATGCTGATACCTTAAAAGCGATATTTTTAGATCGTGATATGAACCGTGCGATGGAAGCCTTTATGTCTGGCAAAATCCGTGTCGAAGGCGATATGGGACAATTAATGTCTATCCAAACTGCAAGCCCAAGCGCTGAACAAAAACAGCTTTTCAAAGACATCTTAGCCAATACACAAGTGTAA
- the ccoN gene encoding cytochrome-c oxidase, cbb3-type subunit I has product MNLQNTAIPITDDYEVDIIKLFSIMAVVYGIIGMAVGVFIASQLAWPALNFGIPWLTFSHLRPLHTNAVIFAFGGCALFATSYYIVQRTCKTRLFAPYLAWFTFWGWNLVIVGAIITLPLGLTSTKEYAELEWPIDILIAVVWISYAIVFFGTLLKRKTSHIYVANWFFAAFILTIALLHIVNSMAIPLSFWKSYSLFGGATDAMVQWWYGHNAVGFYLTAAFLGMMYYFVPVQIGRPVYSYRLSIIHFWALIASYMWAGGHHLHYSALPDWAQSLGMVFSIILFAPSWGGMINGVLTLSGSWDKLRTDPIIRFLIVALSFYAMSTFEGPMMSIKTVNALSHNTDWTVGHVHSGALGWVGMITVGSLYVLIPRIWNKQKMYSTDLITTHFWLATAGTIFYIVSLWISGIGQGMMWRATNPDGTLVYSFVDTVLFSHYPYIGRAFGGLLYVTGMVVMAYNVYKTITMPSTKTVEVADTTTPVVETATAKQI; this is encoded by the coding sequence ATGAATTTACAAAACACAGCAATACCTATTACCGATGATTATGAAGTGGACATCATTAAGTTGTTCTCAATCATGGCGGTAGTATATGGTATTATCGGTATGGCAGTTGGGGTGTTCATTGCATCACAATTGGCATGGCCTGCCCTCAATTTTGGTATCCCTTGGCTAACATTTAGCCATTTGCGTCCATTGCACACCAACGCGGTGATTTTTGCATTTGGTGGTTGTGCGTTATTCGCAACTTCATATTATATTGTTCAAAGAACGTGTAAAACACGTTTATTCGCACCTTATCTAGCCTGGTTCACCTTTTGGGGATGGAACCTTGTTATTGTTGGCGCAATTATTACCCTACCCTTGGGTTTAACCTCAACTAAAGAATATGCTGAGCTTGAATGGCCCATTGATATTTTAATTGCCGTGGTGTGGATATCTTATGCTATTGTGTTCTTTGGTACATTATTGAAACGCAAAACCTCGCATATCTATGTTGCCAACTGGTTCTTTGCTGCATTTATTTTGACCATTGCGTTACTGCATATTGTCAATAGTATGGCAATCCCTCTGAGCTTTTGGAAGTCATATTCATTGTTTGGCGGTGCGACTGACGCTATGGTGCAATGGTGGTATGGTCACAACGCCGTAGGTTTTTACTTAACAGCCGCCTTTTTGGGTATGATGTATTATTTTGTGCCTGTACAAATCGGTCGTCCTGTTTACTCTTATCGTTTATCTATCATCCACTTTTGGGCGTTAATTGCGTCTTATATGTGGGCGGGTGGTCACCATCTTCATTATTCAGCACTCCCGGACTGGGCACAGTCTTTAGGTATGGTATTTTCTATCATTTTATTTGCGCCTTCATGGGGCGGTATGATTAATGGTGTCCTTACGTTATCTGGTAGCTGGGATAAACTTCGCACAGACCCTATTATTCGTTTCTTGATTGTTGCACTGTCATTCTATGCGATGTCAACGTTTGAAGGTCCGATGATGTCAATCAAAACCGTCAATGCGTTATCCCACAATACTGACTGGACCGTTGGTCACGTGCATTCTGGTGCGTTAGGCTGGGTTGGTATGATTACGGTTGGTTCATTATATGTATTGATTCCACGTATTTGGAATAAACAAAAAATGTATTCAACTGATTTAATCACCACGCACTTTTGGCTGGCGACGGCAGGTACTATTTTCTACATCGTATCGCTTTGGATTTCAGGTATTGGTCAAGGTATGATGTGGCGTGCTACAAATCCAGATGGAACGCTGGTGTATAGTTTCGTTGATACTGTCTTGTTCTCACACTATCCTTACATTGGTCGTGCATTTGGTGGTTTATTGTATGTCACAGGTATGGTAGTCATGGCTTACAACGTCTACAAAACTATCACGATGCCAAGCACTAAAACTGTTGAAGTAGCGGATACCACTACACCTGTAGTAGAAACTGCTACCGCAAAACAGATTTAA
- a CDS encoding YdcF family protein — protein MLTQFSNSNDKTSGVGKKSIQISLGIAGLILVVDCGLLLANRVFHIGTLVPLGIGLIFLGHAVYWERIQLCLASQPSLKKLWQLIWLLFFVWLISFCVFVSYLKQHFNTDNHPKAAQAIIVLGGGTKDNKPTDAVKLRLDKASEVIKRFANALVITSGGFDAGEDVSEAKAMADYLHDTYGISLAHIALEEQSTSTELNFVHSKKILAQQGIALNQPIIAVTSDFHTLRASLIGKRQGYTNLQVVGSDTPWYIRPNVWFREYFAFISGWLLDEY, from the coding sequence ATGTTGACTCAATTTAGTAACAGCAATGACAAAACCTCAGGTGTAGGCAAAAAAAGCATCCAAATCAGTCTAGGGATTGCAGGATTGATACTGGTGGTTGACTGTGGGCTATTGCTGGCCAATCGTGTTTTTCATATTGGCACCCTAGTGCCATTGGGCATAGGGTTAATTTTTTTAGGCCATGCGGTGTACTGGGAGCGTATCCAACTTTGTTTGGCGTCACAGCCGTCACTAAAAAAACTATGGCAGCTGATTTGGCTACTATTTTTTGTCTGGTTGATAAGTTTTTGCGTCTTTGTCAGCTATTTAAAACAGCACTTTAACACCGATAACCATCCTAAAGCAGCGCAAGCGATTATTGTCTTAGGTGGCGGAACAAAAGATAATAAGCCGACCGATGCGGTAAAACTGCGTTTGGATAAAGCATCTGAAGTCATCAAGCGTTTTGCAAACGCACTTGTGATAACCAGTGGTGGTTTTGATGCGGGTGAGGATGTCAGTGAAGCCAAAGCGATGGCTGACTATTTACATGACACCTATGGCATCAGCTTGGCGCATATTGCGCTGGAAGAACAAAGCACCAGTACCGAGCTCAATTTTGTCCATAGCAAAAAGATTTTAGCGCAGCAAGGGATTGCCTTAAATCAGCCGATAATCGCAGTCACCAGTGATTTTCACACCTTGCGCGCAAGCCTTATTGGCAAACGACAAGGGTATACCAATTTACAGGTGGTCGGGTCTGACACCCCTTGGTATATCCGTCCAAATGTGTGGTTCCGCGAATACTTTGCTTTTATCAGCGGCTGGCTACTCGATGAGTATTAA
- a CDS encoding cbb3-type cytochrome oxidase subunit 3: MLGTLHSIATVAAFIAFIAIVWWAYSPKNRKRFEEDAKLALDDEDLTDASQRNKDKK, from the coding sequence ATGCTGGGCACATTACACAGTATCGCAACGGTCGCAGCGTTTATCGCATTTATTGCGATTGTTTGGTGGGCTTACTCACCAAAGAATCGCAAACGATTTGAAGAAGATGCAAAACTTGCGTTAGATGACGAAGACCTAACAGACGCATCACAACGCAATAAGGATAAAAAATGA
- the sppA gene encoding signal peptide peptidase SppA, producing the protein MSDNWPPDPNQPSQSKPPVHPNHAQNLPPNAPYAGKEWQLLEKTLMASLVEQRRARRWGIFFKLITLGYVLLFGAMVAKGCSGSAKSGVSDIDMSKPHLAVVDVKGVISSDNEANSQAVGEALTEAFNNDQAQAVALRINSPGGSPVQSDEIWQTMTELRKAHPNKKLYAVIEDMGASGAYYIASAADEIWVNPSSLVGSIGVIMPSYNVQGLMDKLGVKDGTMTAGAHKDILSMSRPLSDFERQHVQGVLDNTHAHFINAVKQGRGNRLKNPDANQLFSGLFWSGEQAINLGLADKKGGISTLESQLKLDNVVEYNPEDPVKKVFGKFASQIGYGFGETVSKGFASQLTHAAANDKGMQ; encoded by the coding sequence ATGTCAGATAATTGGCCACCCGATCCCAACCAACCCTCACAATCAAAGCCACCTGTTCATCCAAACCATGCACAAAACTTGCCACCCAATGCGCCATACGCAGGCAAAGAATGGCAATTGCTAGAAAAAACCCTCATGGCAAGCCTTGTGGAGCAGCGCCGTGCAAGACGCTGGGGTATTTTCTTTAAGCTAATCACCTTGGGCTATGTGCTACTATTTGGGGCGATGGTAGCCAAAGGCTGTAGTGGCTCTGCCAAAAGCGGCGTGAGTGATATCGATATGAGCAAACCGCATTTAGCCGTCGTCGATGTCAAAGGCGTCATCAGCAGCGACAATGAAGCCAATAGTCAAGCGGTGGGCGAGGCATTGACGGAAGCGTTTAACAACGACCAAGCGCAAGCAGTAGCGTTACGCATCAACTCACCGGGTGGCTCGCCTGTACAATCCGATGAAATCTGGCAAACCATGACCGAATTGAGAAAAGCTCATCCTAACAAAAAACTGTATGCCGTTATCGAAGATATGGGCGCTTCGGGCGCGTATTATATCGCATCTGCGGCTGATGAAATTTGGGTAAATCCCTCAAGCTTGGTCGGCTCAATCGGCGTGATTATGCCAAGCTACAATGTCCAAGGTTTGATGGATAAACTAGGCGTTAAAGATGGCACCATGACAGCAGGTGCGCACAAAGATATTTTAAGCATGAGCCGCCCGCTTTCCGATTTTGAGCGCCAGCATGTCCAAGGTGTCCTTGATAACACCCACGCCCATTTTATCAATGCTGTCAAACAAGGTCGCGGCAATCGCCTCAAAAATCCTGACGCCAATCAGCTTTTTTCCGGATTGTTTTGGAGTGGTGAGCAAGCGATTAATCTTGGTTTGGCGGATAAAAAAGGCGGCATCAGCACCCTTGAGTCTCAGCTAAAACTAGACAATGTAGTGGAATATAACCCAGAAGACCCAGTGAAAAAAGTGTTCGGTAAATTTGCCAGCCAAATCGGCTATGGTTTTGGTGAAACGGTCTCCAAAGGCTTTGCTAGCCAATTAACCCACGCCGCTGCAAATGACAAAGGGATGCAATAA
- the ccoO gene encoding cytochrome-c oxidase, cbb3-type subunit II, whose product MNHEIIEKNTGLLVILIVVSISFATLVEIVPLIYTKEVNQPLPNMKPWTALEMEGRDIYIREGCHVCHTQMVRPLRAEVERYGPYSRAAESAWDHPFLWGSKRTGPDLARVGGRYSDDWQREHLINPQSLVPESVMPPFAWLAERDVNPEKVQAKMRLFRDHFGVPYSDADIAGAPDAVQGKTELDAVVAYLQQLGTAMKGQR is encoded by the coding sequence ATCAATCATGAAATTATTGAAAAAAACACGGGTCTTTTAGTTATCCTAATTGTTGTGTCTATCAGCTTTGCCACTTTGGTAGAAATCGTGCCATTGATTTATACCAAAGAAGTTAACCAACCTTTGCCCAATATGAAGCCATGGACTGCCCTTGAGATGGAAGGTCGTGATATTTATATTCGTGAAGGCTGTCACGTCTGTCATACCCAAATGGTTCGTCCTCTTCGGGCGGAAGTGGAACGTTATGGACCTTATTCGCGCGCTGCTGAATCCGCTTGGGATCATCCCTTCTTATGGGGTTCCAAGCGTACTGGACCTGATCTTGCGCGTGTTGGTGGACGTTACTCTGATGACTGGCAACGCGAACACTTAATTAACCCACAATCATTGGTACCTGAATCTGTGATGCCACCATTTGCTTGGTTAGCAGAACGAGACGTTAACCCTGAAAAAGTGCAAGCAAAAATGCGTCTATTCCGCGACCATTTCGGTGTGCCATATAGCGATGCTGATATTGCCGGTGCACCTGATGCGGTACAAGGTAAAACTGAGCTCGATGCTGTTGTTGCGTATTTACAACAACTGGGCACTGCAATGAAAGGTCAACGTTAA
- the ccoP gene encoding cytochrome-c oxidase, cbb3-type subunit III encodes MSGFWSFWITLFSIACWAWILYWLVGVLGYRPTMSDDGTTGHEYDGIQEFDRPLPKWWLVIFWGSLAWALLYMLLFPSVMPGSWKGITTVKVDGQDVPWTSANELASDLERNNAVFTGTFNDKILKDKAVTAQIDSLAKLQAQQAKNAEPNAELKSQIDKGIVGLAPAVLKLSQDPQAIKIGQRLFLQNCSVCHGSQAHGAPGYPNLTDNDWIYGGTPDKILLTLNHGRVGGMPAWKAQIGEDGVRAAAEYVLSLSPGKGLKENGQLNQTLVNQGKAIFDTNCAVCHGKDGKGNPDVGAVNLTDDIWLYGGDRETVRTTIRNGRAGVMPHWDTKLGNERIMLLAAYVYSLSDHKQDASVMTPTTVVNKERGAASTPVETANAVKSAVASAVK; translated from the coding sequence ATGAGTGGATTTTGGAGTTTTTGGATAACCCTATTTTCCATCGCTTGTTGGGCTTGGATTTTGTACTGGTTAGTCGGTGTATTGGGTTATCGCCCAACCATGTCGGATGACGGTACCACAGGTCATGAATACGATGGTATCCAAGAGTTTGACCGTCCATTACCAAAATGGTGGTTAGTAATCTTTTGGGGTTCATTAGCTTGGGCACTACTATACATGCTATTGTTCCCATCAGTAATGCCAGGCTCATGGAAAGGTATTACTACGGTAAAAGTAGATGGTCAAGATGTTCCTTGGACCAGTGCTAATGAATTAGCATCCGATCTTGAGCGCAATAATGCCGTATTTACTGGCACGTTCAATGATAAAATCTTAAAAGACAAAGCGGTAACGGCGCAAATTGATAGCCTTGCTAAATTACAAGCACAGCAAGCTAAAAATGCAGAACCCAATGCTGAATTAAAATCGCAAATTGATAAAGGTATTGTAGGGCTGGCACCTGCCGTTCTAAAACTTTCTCAAGATCCACAAGCGATTAAAATTGGTCAGCGTTTGTTCTTACAAAACTGTTCAGTGTGTCATGGCTCACAAGCGCATGGTGCACCCGGTTATCCAAACTTGACGGACAATGACTGGATTTATGGTGGTACACCCGATAAAATCTTGTTAACCCTCAATCATGGTCGCGTCGGTGGCATGCCAGCGTGGAAAGCGCAGATTGGTGAAGATGGTGTTCGCGCCGCAGCTGAATATGTACTATCATTGTCACCAGGCAAGGGCTTAAAAGAAAATGGCCAGTTAAACCAAACCTTAGTTAATCAAGGTAAGGCTATTTTTGATACCAACTGTGCGGTATGTCATGGTAAAGATGGTAAAGGTAACCCTGATGTCGGTGCGGTGAATCTTACGGATGACATTTGGTTATATGGTGGCGACCGTGAAACGGTTCGTACGACGATACGTAATGGTCGTGCCGGTGTGATGCCACATTGGGATACCAAACTGGGTAACGAGCGTATTATGTTATTGGCAGCGTATGTTTATTCCTTAAGCGATCACAAACAAGACGCTTCTGTGATGACGCCAACCACTGTTGTTAATAAAGAACGTGGTGCAGCCTCTACCCCAGTTGAAACTGCAAATGCAGTAAAATCTGCGGTTGCTAGTGCGGTAAAATAA
- the lolD gene encoding lipoprotein-releasing ABC transporter ATP-binding protein LolD, whose product MTAILTGNNITKTYQDGKTTTNVLNHLDISINSGERIAIVGTSGSGKSTLLHILGGLDVPTSGEVWLHGQRINDLNETQRGELRNQHLGFIYQFHHLLAEFTAIENVAMPLLMRKAVPIAVARQQSIELLEKVGLGHRLTHRPGELSGGERQRVAIARALVTKPSLILADEPTGNLDYANAQAVFEILSELQKDFNTALLMVTHDRQLAQLADKQLALQNGTWVA is encoded by the coding sequence ATGACGGCGATTTTAACAGGAAACAATATTACCAAGACCTACCAAGATGGTAAAACCACCACGAATGTGCTCAATCATTTGGATATCAGTATTAACAGTGGCGAGCGCATCGCCATTGTTGGCACGAGCGGGTCGGGTAAAAGTACCTTGCTACATATCTTGGGTGGCTTAGATGTGCCGACCAGTGGGGAAGTTTGGCTTCATGGGCAACGTATCAATGATCTGAATGAAACTCAGCGCGGTGAGCTTCGTAATCAACATTTGGGCTTTATTTATCAGTTTCACCATTTGTTAGCGGAGTTTACTGCCATTGAAAATGTGGCAATGCCGCTATTGATGCGAAAAGCAGTGCCAATTGCAGTGGCGCGTCAACAGTCTATTGAATTACTGGAAAAAGTAGGATTGGGGCATCGACTGACGCATCGCCCAGGTGAGCTGTCTGGCGGTGAACGTCAACGGGTGGCGATTGCTAGGGCGCTGGTGACAAAGCCTTCATTGATACTGGCAGATGAACCCACAGGGAACTTAGACTACGCCAATGCACAGGCGGTGTTTGAAATCCTATCAGAGCTACAAAAAGATTTTAATACGGCGCTGTTGATGGTCACCCATGACCGGCAATTGGCACAGTTAGCGGATAAGCAATTGGCCTTACAAAATGGCACGTGGGTGGCTTAA
- a CDS encoding ComEC/Rec2 family competence protein, protein MIWLITVASLLGFLVVNTLANQPLMIGSALASYDAKIWQMLSVALLIALLINIGLYHGCNRKQLKRASPNPAFAYRFALPLLSSFIFLLTLMLSASYGLYHYKRYENALLPSALTVDAIVESHQISDTVSQMSRLSNDNALIGNGFIKQILQVRVDKGGDADASSATLQPPLTALITANIKDNPEWEATLSQLRPGMQLNVKLQLAPIAKPKPTSLPSNAKPLSLGFDEAQWLRQRGVQAKGVIIGIEKTSLREFNPSHVKDRMVIAIEQLRWQLRQKILANLHTTLLKQSTLIVNAKNDIAQPVLKSSGQTSSQSASQSSGQSAIQSHAILLGLLTGDKSLMDSDLKNRYQVTGISHLLAISGPHVLMLASIVSILVLWLVKWLAPQLLVKLPSSLLVLWVSVVMAGFYALLVGFEIPAQRTFWMLLLLTLSKQLLVNFSAYRLLAWVALGMIWLEPTAVGQAGFWLSFVAVVLLLKFSETIGTVSAIEIKDVSQLLAPTVRSDVLSGFVKIISHQIKALLKLQIWLFVWMLPIVVWFFGKVSVIGILVNLLAVPFLGLVVVPLDMLAGVVSWLPVVGDWLSQIIWSMLTTLLNVFHFLLNQLIDTGVAKQSFFALSQTQLVLCLLIALLGLLKGLLPRMLMLPLAILLILLPLQQRSLNNNKPTLAVGDNPKLVISLLKKGDDSWLILSDNQVKAAQADKPNFLKTKQAISNASADEEISSLLNRDIYPLLANQQVHRLTGVISQTPSVRVNELVQQLATHVPVKTYWLAGYDAEHSRLDVTDKGVSTSFRVITPRSCQTAQHWQQDGLEITAVSGWHLDLALTDEQKLATQTCYIHIRFKPPTSKPYDVLMLAGNSDIPMQMTEKLCTVSATHLLIQPYTLSIKPSWLSLTKPSLLHVVTGAYKSQKLGEDSQLSLTSWSVDKPADHPFEVLYADQVGAVIYTLTPDDND, encoded by the coding sequence ATGATTTGGCTCATCACGGTTGCCAGTTTGTTGGGTTTTTTAGTGGTAAATACACTAGCAAATCAACCCTTGATGATAGGTTCTGCGCTAGCCAGTTACGATGCGAAAATTTGGCAGATGTTATCAGTGGCACTGTTGATAGCGCTGCTAATCAATATAGGTTTATACCATGGCTGCAACCGTAAACAGCTAAAACGAGCGTCGCCCAACCCTGCATTCGCCTACCGTTTTGCCTTACCGTTATTATCAAGTTTTATCTTTTTGTTGACGCTCATGTTGAGTGCCAGTTACGGTTTATATCATTATAAGCGCTATGAAAACGCGTTATTGCCCTCAGCGCTCACAGTGGATGCTATCGTTGAATCGCATCAAATCAGCGATACGGTGAGCCAAATGAGCCGATTATCAAATGATAATGCCCTAATTGGCAATGGTTTCATCAAACAAATCCTGCAAGTCCGCGTTGATAAGGGCGGTGATGCTGATGCATCGTCAGCAACCCTTCAGCCACCGCTAACGGCACTCATTACCGCTAACATCAAAGATAACCCTGAATGGGAAGCGACCTTGTCGCAATTAAGACCTGGCATGCAGCTTAACGTAAAATTACAGCTTGCGCCCATTGCAAAGCCTAAGCCTACAAGTTTACCCAGCAATGCCAAACCGCTATCGCTAGGATTTGATGAAGCGCAATGGTTAAGGCAGCGGGGCGTGCAAGCAAAGGGAGTGATCATCGGTATTGAAAAAACGAGCCTACGGGAATTTAACCCATCCCATGTGAAAGACCGTATGGTTATTGCTATTGAACAATTGCGCTGGCAACTACGCCAAAAAATCCTTGCCAATTTGCATACAACCCTGCTGAAACAATCGACGCTTATAGTCAATGCTAAAAACGATATTGCGCAACCCGTGCTGAAAAGTTCTGGTCAAACTTCTAGTCAGAGTGCTAGTCAAAGTTCTGGTCAAAGCGCTATCCAAAGCCATGCAATCTTATTGGGACTGTTAACGGGTGATAAAAGCCTGATGGATAGCGACCTTAAGAACCGCTATCAAGTCACAGGCATTAGCCATTTATTGGCAATTTCAGGCCCGCATGTGTTGATGCTAGCTTCTATCGTATCCATTCTTGTATTATGGCTCGTTAAGTGGCTTGCACCGCAGTTGTTGGTCAAATTACCGAGTAGTTTATTGGTGCTTTGGGTGAGTGTGGTGATGGCAGGGTTTTATGCGCTGCTGGTGGGTTTTGAAATACCTGCCCAGCGGACATTTTGGATGCTGTTACTGCTCACGCTGTCGAAACAGTTATTGGTTAATTTTTCTGCTTATCGGCTGTTGGCGTGGGTTGCGCTAGGCATGATTTGGCTAGAACCGACGGCAGTCGGGCAAGCAGGGTTTTGGTTATCCTTTGTGGCGGTGGTTTTACTGTTGAAATTTAGCGAGACAATAGGGACAGTTAGCGCCATTGAAATTAAGGATGTTAGTCAGTTACTAGCGCCTACTGTACGCAGCGATGTGCTGAGTGGTTTTGTTAAAATCATAAGCCATCAAATTAAGGCGTTACTAAAACTACAAATTTGGCTGTTTGTTTGGATGCTGCCTATCGTGGTATGGTTTTTTGGCAAAGTATCCGTCATTGGCATCTTGGTAAACTTGCTAGCCGTACCCTTTTTAGGCTTAGTGGTTGTACCCTTGGATATGTTGGCAGGCGTCGTTAGTTGGCTACCTGTGGTAGGGGATTGGCTAAGCCAAATCATTTGGTCGATGCTAACAACCCTGCTCAATGTATTTCACTTTTTGCTCAACCAACTTATCGACACGGGTGTTGCCAAACAATCATTTTTCGCCTTGTCACAAACGCAGCTTGTCCTGTGTTTGTTAATTGCGCTACTGGGGTTGTTAAAAGGCTTGTTGCCTAGAATGCTGATGTTGCCACTGGCTATCTTGTTGATATTACTGCCACTGCAGCAGCGCAGCTTAAATAACAACAAACCGACTCTGGCAGTTGGTGATAACCCTAAACTGGTAATCAGTTTGTTAAAGAAAGGCGATGATAGCTGGCTGATTTTGTCCGATAACCAAGTCAAAGCCGCTCAGGCGGATAAACCCAATTTTTTGAAAACCAAACAAGCTATCAGCAATGCTTCGGCTGATGAAGAAATCAGTTCGCTGTTGAACCGTGATATTTATCCACTGTTGGCAAATCAGCAGGTTCATCGATTAACTGGCGTGATTAGTCAAACGCCCAGTGTCCGCGTCAATGAGCTGGTGCAACAACTTGCCACCCATGTACCTGTTAAGACCTACTGGCTGGCAGGGTATGATGCCGAACATAGTAGGCTTGATGTGACAGATAAGGGTGTATCTACAAGTTTTCGTGTGATTACACCCCGCAGCTGCCAAACCGCCCAACATTGGCAACAAGATGGCTTGGAAATCACAGCGGTGTCGGGATGGCACTTGGATTTAGCCTTAACCGACGAGCAAAAGCTAGCGACCCAAACCTGTTATATTCACATCCGTTTCAAACCACCAACTAGCAAACCTTACGATGTGCTGATGCTGGCAGGTAATAGCGATATCCCCATGCAAATGACTGAAAAATTATGCACGGTGTCGGCGACGCATTTACTCATTCAGCCTTATACTTTGTCTATTAAACCATCGTGGCTATCATTGACAAAACCTTCCTTGCTGCATGTGGTGACAGGCGCGTATAAGTCGCAAAAACTGGGCGAAGATAGCCAATTATCGCTGACTAGTTGGTCAGTGGATAAGCCTGCAGATCACCCGTTTGAAGTCCTGTATGCCGATCAAGTGGGCGCGGTAATTTACACGCTCACCCCAGATGATAATGACTGA